A single Plasmodium yoelii strain 17X genome assembly, chromosome: 10 DNA region contains:
- a CDS encoding PIR protein, with protein MSSNVCDIINGFDQNNLGEHTSGSLLSFNCPNNICDTYDKQISSIFIELLKYFENIGDEDNLESDQLAEYAILWLSYKLNQKTESGPTTLKIFYNEHIKENSKYNEDIATDSSSGNKISKDVIETKIRSMNIDIKDISNFYDAFKSLCNMYSEIGAEGYQCKTCLENAGELFEKYEKLKNALNINKGNSYYQLLSSLSNDYKNFEKKYSPECNNISLVACPRSSVTKNILISISIIFVAASILLGVSYKYSLFGFRKRFQKQHLREKLKK; from the exons atgtCTTCTAATGTG tGTGATATAATTAATGGGTTTGATCAGAACAACCTGGGAGAACATACTTCTGGAAGTTtattaagttttaattgtcCTAATAACATCTGTGATACTTATGACAAACAAATTAGTTCTATTTTTATAGAAttactaaaatattttgagaATATTGGTGATGAGGACAATTTAGAGAGTGATCAACTTGCTGAATATgctattttatggttaagttataaactaaatcaaaaaacaGAAAGTGGACCCACcacattaaaaattttttataatgaacatataaaagaaaatagtaAATATAATGAGGATATAGCTACTGATAGTAGTAGTGGTAATAAGATTAGTAAGGATGTTATAGAAACAAAAATAAGATCGATGaatattgatattaaagatatatctaatttttatgatgcatttaaatcattatgtaacatgtataGTGAAATTGGTGCAGAAGGCTACCAATGCAAGACATGTTTAGAAAATGCTGGAGAATtgtttgaaaaatatgaaaaacttaaaaatgctttaaatattaataaaggaaATTCTTATTATCAACTATTGTCtagtttatcaaatgattataaaaattttgaaaaaaaatatagtccTGAATGTAATAATATCTCACTTGTAGCTTGTCCACGAAGTTcagtaacaaaaaatatactaatttcaatttcaattatatttgttgcagcatcaattttattgggagtttcttataag tattcgttatttggatttcggaaacgatttcaaaaacaacatttaagagaaaagctaaaaaagtAA
- a CDS encoding PIR protein, with amino-acid sequence MDKKVCEKFENIWEAFPDELNSSGEYKFKDTNFLNSHCDGNTCDNDIEKISAGFFYLLSGFFGGSDLFNFDEKSKNDIFYYIMIWLSYMLNLKKNESNDSLKYFYDKDIKIHQKYTNPIAGFKGYNSYKDFLEKKIVNMDIKAISKFYAPFKSLCNMYYEFNGNNKKCKKYLDDDNEFFKKYKELKNDSDITDRSPYKEILSALSTDYNKLKNECNKISSSQPKGTEQNLVHSSVDTSSSSSIGNKLISVLSVFGAIAFLLGISYKYSLFGFRKRFKKQQIREKIKNIKKRINH; translated from the exons ATGGATAAGAAAGtg tgtgaaaAATTCGAGAATATATGGGAGGCATTTCCCGATGAATTGAACAGTAGTGGAGAATACAAATTTAAAGAtactaattttttaaatagtcATTGTGACGGTAATACATGTGATAATGATATCGAAAAAATTAGTGCtggatttttttatttgcttaGTGGATTCTTTGGAGGTTCTGATTTGTTTAACTTTGatgaaaaaagtaaaaacgatattttttattacattatgatatggttaagttatatgttaaacctaaagAAAAATGAATCAAACGACAgtctaaaatatttttatgataaagatataaaaattcaTCAAAAGTATACAAATCCTATAGCTGGTTTTAAGGGGTATAATAGTTATAAGgattttttagaaaaaaaaattgtgaatatggatattaaagctatatctaaattttatgctccatttaaatcattatgtaacatgtattatgaatttaatggaaataataaaaaatgcaagAAATATTtggatgatgataatgaattttttaaaaaatataaagaacttAAGAATGATTCTGATATTACTGATAGAAGTccatataaagaaatattatctgctttatcaactgattataataaattaaaaaatgaatgtaaCAAGATTTCGTCCTCTCAACCGAAAGGAACAGAACAAAATCTTGTACACAGTTCTGTAGatacatcatcaagttcgtcgataggaaacaaattaatttcaGTTTTATCggtatttggtgcaatagcatttcttttaggaatttcttataag tattcgttatttggatttcggaaacgatttaaaaaacaacaaataagagaaaaaataaaaaatataaagaagagaataaatcattaa
- a CDS encoding PIR protein produces the protein MNKQVCQKFQDLRNSLPDNLSGNGKYEFTNEDDFKDYCTGNKCNDDTGKISAGCLYLLDAFFKDNSVFNSVAKSNINIVEYIIIWLSYMLIFTPIYENTSIEPFYKKYINNDDTDNKYKQEIYGVTDYNSYKDLIYKKQNFMSISIIDMSNFYYAFILLCDMYIGLEKNPNCDNYLEKAKNFAEIYDLLNEDYYNGKGSPYNQLLSTLSDDYCNLKNKCNQFPTLPTYSRRFVIKRTLIPIAFMIVAVSIFLGIEYKYSSLGFRKRSQKQCLREKIKNIMKKMIH, from the exons atgaataagcaagtg TGTCAAAAGTTCCAGGATCTAAGGAACTCGCTTCCCGATAATTTGAGCGGTAATGGAAAGTATGAATTTACAAATGAGGATGATTTCAAAGACTACTGTACTGGTAATAAATGTAATGATGATACCGGTAAAATTagtgctggatgtttatatttgcttGATGCATTCTTTAAGGATAATTCTGTGTTTAATTCTGTTGCAAAAAGTAacatcaatattgttgaatacattatcatatggttaagttatatgttaatctTTACCCCAATTTATGAAAACACCAGTATAGAacctttttataaaaaatatataaataatgatgatacaGATAATAAGTATAAACAGGAAATATATGGTGTTACTGATTATAATAgttataaggatcttatatataaaaaacaaaattttatGAGTATTAGTATTATAGATATgtctaatttttattatgcatttatattattatgtgacaTGTATATTGGGCTTGAAAAAAACCCAAATTGCGATAATTATTTAGAAAAAGCTAAAAATTTTGCTGAAATATATGATTTACTTAATGAAGATTATTATAATGGTAAAGGCAGCCCCTATAATCAATTATTATCTACATTATCAGATGATTAttgtaatttaaaaaataaatgtaatcaATTTCCAACTCTTCCAACATATTCACGAAGATTCGTAATAAAAAGGACACTAATTCCAATTGCATTTATGATTGTTGCAGTATCAATTTTCTTGGGAATTGaatataag tattcgtcacttggatttcggaaacgatctcaaaaacaatgtttaagagaaaaaataaaaaatataatgaagaaaatgattcattaa
- a CDS encoding PIR protein, with translation MFDEVCDAINTIDKYFDEDTKKTREHTSGSLLNMLFSYDNCSNDDPKLTSEFIALLSLFNGIVSSEGLDSDENLYSDKLVEYAILWLSYRLNQKAQNGATTLNEFYTKDIERNSCYKENIGVKSGDKITKDVIKKQISSMNIDIKDISNFYDALKSLCNMYSEIGTEGYECKTCLESAGEFFEKCEKIKNAFDINKGSSYLQLLSSLSSDYYKFKEKYNSLECSHRSPFVACPRSSVTKNTLITIAIIFVASSILLGVSYKYSLFGFRKRSQKQKLRENLKK, from the exons atgtttGATGAAgtg tGTGATGCAATTAATACGAtcgataaatattttgatgaAGATACGAAAAAAACGAGAGAACATACTTCTGGAagtttattaaatatgttattCTCTTATGATAACTGTAGTAATGATGACCCAAAACTTACCTCTGAGTTTATAGCATTgctatctttatttaatggTATTGTTAGTAGTGAGGGTTTAGATAGTGATGAGAATTTATATAGTGATAAACTTGTTGAATAcgctattttatggttaagttatagaCTAAATCAAAAAGCACAAAATGGAGCCACTACATTAAACGAGTTTTATACCAAAGATATAGAAAGAAATAGTTGTTATAAGGAGAATATAGGTGTTAAAAGTGGTGATAAGATTACAAAggatgttataaaaaaacaaataagcTCGATGAATAtagatattaaagatatatctaatttttatgatgcacttaaatcattatgtaacatgtataGTGAAATTGGTACAGAAGGCTACGAATGCAAGACATGTTTAGAAAGTGCTGgagaattttttgaaaaatgtgaaaaaattaaaaatgcttttgatattaataaaggaaGTTCTTATTTACAACTATTGTCTAGTTTATCAAgtgattattataaatttaaagagAAATATAATAGTCTTGAATGTAGTCATAGGTCACCATTTGTAGCTTGTCCACGAAGTTcagtaacaaaaaatacactaattacaattgcaattatatttgttgcatcatcaattttattgggagtttcttataag tattcgttatttggatttcggaaacgatctcaaaaacaaaaattaagagaaaatctaaaaaaataa
- a CDS encoding PIR protein, whose product MDADICGTLIPLRNVIFNSDDGISYRFTDDNDYKNYCNGGNCDDDTAKINARCLYIFETFFKDKSEFEKVAKGNIYIVQYILIWLSYVFSLIKSEEKGSLNEFYNKYIETDESYKKEINEVTTYKNYKDLIDKNKYILSMDKSIISKLYDAFSTLCDIYIEVDPKDSICEKSSEKANQFVETYKKIIIDHNIGENIRYFYVLINLLTDYDNLKTKCKKFPSTPDIKKIISEATSSSITSKLIPILSILVAIPIFLGIAYKYSLFGFRKRGQKQHLREKLKK is encoded by the exons ATGGATGCTGATAta TGTGGAACGTTAATTCCTTTAAGGAACGTGATTTTCAATTCGGACGATGGTATAAGTTATCGATTTACAGATGATAATGATTACAAAAATTACTGTAATGGTGGAAATTGTGATGATGATACCGCTAAAATTAATGCTagatgtttatatatttttgaaacaTTCTTTAAGGATAAGTCTGAGTTTGAAAAGGTTGCAAAAGGAAACATCTATATTGTTCAATACattttgatatggttaagttatgtGTTCAGCCTGATCAAAAGTGAAGAAAAAGGCAGTctaaatgaattttataataaatatatagaaactGACGAGAGCtataaaaaggaaataaacGAGGTTACtacttataaaaattataaggatcttatagataaaaataaatatattttaagtatGGATAAGAgcattatatctaaattatatgatgcatttagtACATTATGTGACATATATATTGAGGTTGATCCAAAAGACTCAATTTGCGAGAAATCTTCTGAAAAAGCTAATCAATTTGttgaaacatataaaaaaattatcatagaTCATAACATTGGTGAAAATATCCgctatttttatgtattgattaatttattaactgATTATgacaatttaaaaacaaaatgtaaaaaatttcCATCCACTccagatataaaaaaaataatttctgAAGCTACATCAAGTTCGATAACaagcaaattaattccaattttatcgatattagttgcaataccaattttcttgggaattgcttataag tattcgttatttggatttcggaaacgaggtcaaaaacaacatttaagagaaaagctaaaaaaataa